The Chanodichthys erythropterus isolate Z2021 chromosome 5, ASM2448905v1, whole genome shotgun sequence sequence atgtcgctcctccttttatgcctccggagctcctccgtgagagactcgaggccggcacgcctcgcaggtgacgctcactatcactcgcgtcaccggcctcgcgccgttccctcacggctctcgcccgccctgctcgtcacatacccccaacgcccctcgcaggccggggggtacctccgagactgcgctttactcccccccggggcctgtctcggcggccgcagcacctgggggtaaggacagacgagacgagagaaaggagacggaagcaaggggagcgacaggacgagagaggggagagaggaaaaagaaagaaaaaaaaatgctgggtccggctccccgacacactgccgctcggtcctcagcctgccaagaggctcttcttcgcggtgccatgcggtggcactggacgctcggtggacggcccgatcctcgaccgcctcctggcggccggcgatggctcctccgactgagggcagccggcagcgagtcccccgtcccctgctcctccccttcatggcggacggcagcaggctccggcccacggcagacggcggcgactcctccgctccctccaggtccaggacggcagccaccccacctcgtcccaggagcacggcatccgggtctccgtcccacctttcacaaggctccagcaccaccgcctcgggcagcctttcgcggtcttcacttccgcgctgcccgaactccgcagcaccgcgatccccctcagcagcgagggctctccgacagcatgtccctccttcctcccgggtttcggcaccaatgtaacgaggttagtagatgggggaagaaggaggcgggaaccggtgaacgttgaaccaaactttaatataaaataaacaaagaacaaaacgaaagtaatgccggcagaccctcgcggacgtctgccggccacacaaacataataaaccataaaataaagtccaggcctggtcctctctcgtccttcactgatgtcgctcctccttttatgcctccggagctcctccgtgagagactcgaggccggcacgcctcgcaggtgacgctcactatcactcgcgtcaccggcctcgcgccgttccctcacggctctcgcccgccctgctcgtcacactgTGAAACCCAGCTGTCTGATGAAAgttaaaattaaagtaaaattttcTGGTGTAGAACGATCACTTTAGAATCCTTCATATCATTGTTTTAggaaatttaaataaggagaccaagcatattgtatattataacaaCCATGTGATATGCATTTGCGTGACGAAGGCAAAGTGCAAAGGGCTGTATATAACTGTAATGACACTCGAGATTGAGTGAGTGAACCGCTGTAGTGTTAGAGGCGGCGCCACGCTTGGCGCGTCATCGACAGTTGTATAGTGTTAGAGGCGGGGCTATGGTCGGGGGACGATGTGCGTCATCAGACCCCCGTTATAGCTccgcccaaaaaatcctgagcagagacttggtgaaaaactgtttaacgctctaacttcacaattaagcattacaCAATTCACAgactttgtaatgtgtttcagcaatacatttgtaacatttataaagtgtttagaaagaattctcagaattgactttacagggactttaaattgtacatattagtacctaaatTGTATTAGTAACTTTTTGAAAGGctattgtactttttttttctgagagtgcaaAAACTCACAGCGTTTCACTatgcattttaactttaaatttCACTGGTCCCTGATGTGATCATGGGCAGCTACACAAAATATTTCTGGactaatttgatcaaaaatagttttttaatAACTTTGCTGAAGTGGTTGTTTTAGTATTAGTGTAGATTGTATTATGCAATACTCATTACTTTGTCTAAAGTATCAATACTGGTTGTCTTTTACCCTGAGAGTGGGGTGAAAGGCCCCTCTTGTCACCTCATACATTTATAAGGCCCACAgaatttagctccaacttgctcCAGCACACCTGTCTGGAAGTTTATAGTAATCCTCAGGTGTGTTTGACCCTCTTCAGGACAGTGGCCATCCAGGAGAAAAATTGGACACTCCTGTCTCTCTTGGTGGccaagccttttttttttttttgccattttggTGGTTTCTAATGTGGATCAGATTAAATATGCCATACGTCCTAAATAGGCCTTTCTATTTTTCTGCCACTCATCAAAACAGAAATAAGGAAAGCTACAGGCACACTGGGTTCCCTCTTATTCCTGCAAAAAGTGTCAGTACTGCTTCTATTGTGAGGACCCGACACATCAGTGAGAGCTGTAAGCCTTAATGAATCATAACATATTTCCCCTCCTAAATTtatcaaatgaaaatgaattattataatgaaaatattattccaatatatatatatatataaacttgtaAACTTGTAATATTGTAAACTTTGGTGAAGTAAATGCCTTTTTAATGTAAATGCTTAACACACTGTAGAAATACAAAATGAGTGTATTACTAATTGAATGCCATACTGGTAATTTGGTTAATTCTTTTTTATAAGGCAAAAAACAGGCAGAAATCAGGAACTTAATAATAATTGTCATTATAATGATTAAACATCACTCTTTTCCATCAtcaatcatttaagacatttgtCTCAAATGTTTTAAGTGCAGTTACAATGGCCATGcatcaaaatgtattgtacCTTGCCTTCTTCTAATAAAGAAgatttctttaattttaaacTAAAGATTATCTTTGTAATAACTACTTTAGTGTGACAAATATTAAATTTTCTTTTTACATCTATCTTCTAAGCAGCATTACTACAGTTTTGCTGTTATTTTGTTCAGACAGAGCAAATGGAGCATATAGTGTCACTCACAAATATGATCACAATGTTAGACaccatatttaaaataaataaataaaataaaaaacagctgTTACATGCCATCTAATGTTCTATAAGGAGGTTTTATTTCAATTGAAGACACATTATTTCATTTACTTTTGCATGAAGTGATCATTTATCTTCTGGGAACAGATTTAAGTATGCAGATGAAGGTTCAAATATTTtcagtgttaaaatgtattttgctgACAGTCTGAACCATCGATAAAACATTGCATATATAAGTGGGTTCATACAGGAATTCATGCACACAATCCAATCCATTACTTTAATTATAAGAGCGTCATTTTCATCATGTCCTCCAGAAAGAGAATATAAATAGTATGGCGTCCAAAAAAGAAGATAAACCAGTACTACAATCCCTAAGGTTCTTGCAGCCTTTTTTTCTGATCTGGCCTTTTTGTCTGTGACTGAATTTAAATGCTTTGCTTGATAGTTTGCTACAAAGCAGATTTTCACATATAAAGGAATAATTACACAACAAGGTaccaataaacaaacaaaagcatCTATTATTATATTTTCCAAATTAAAAGAAAGTATACATTCTCCAACACATATGTGGTTTCTCTCTGGATACAGTAAAAACTCATTCAAcagataaaaattatatataaaggaGAATAACCAGtttacaacaacagaaacaacaGCTCTGTTATTATTGACCTTCATTGGATATCGCAAAGGGTCATTCACAGCGATGAATCGATCCacagatataataatcaaagtACCAAGAGATGCCACAACAACCACATAAAGAATAAGAGGAAATATAGAGCAAAATATTTCTCCAAAGTACCAGCATGGCTCAATCAGTTTCATTCCCTGCACTGGCATGAGAATCAGTCCTGCGATCAGATCAGCCACTGCCAGAGAGAGGATCAGCACATTGGTGGGAGTGTGGAGCTGCTTGAAGTGTGAGATGGAGATGATCACCAACAGGTTCAGAAACACGGTGAACACTGATGTTACAGCCACGAAAATATACACAGCAATGTACTCCGCTTCAGGTCGGATACTTCTGGTACAAGACAAATTGTTGTTTGGAAAGCAGTATTGGATGGTTTGATTATCTGCGTTTGGCACTCCCCAGTTAGACATTATCATGATAGATCTATCCTGGAGAGCAGACTCTGAGTGAGAATGCCTCAGTTTTATACCCACGGAAGATCAGCCACCACCTCATTTTACCATGATGTTTGAATATTCAGCTATCAGCCTACCCACTAGTTCAATATTCATAGACCTCTCAGATCTAATCTGATCTATATTTCTAATAagccttttaaaaataaaataagaagaTTTTACCTGaaagcttttattttgttatatacaTAATACTAATTAAAGACTGATGTtggatttaaaaatatacatatatatattataccaGTATAAGACTATATTAGTATACCAACACATTGGAAGCACTGAATCTATTCCACAAAGTCACAGCTGGTTCACTGAGTGATGTAAAGAAGTGAGTATACTTCTGCCATCCACGTCTATGTGTTGAGCCATCTGCGTTCATCTGGGGTTGAGAATACTTTTGAATATGTGCAGACACAACTATGCGTGAGACATGTCCAGATGTGAAAATTGAAGTATACCTGGGCCTTAACTCTGTGAAACGTCTTGCAGATGATTTATTGTCAGCTCTATCAATGACACATCAATCTGTATTAATCCAGAATCTGAGTTGACGACTGAGACAGGAAGGTAAAtataaccagtgttggggaaagctCCTCTCaaaattaatgcattacaatattgtgtttcgACAGAGACAtgagagggaaaaaaatcttggtccggttcccaaAACGCACTGCCATCCTGTCCTCCATCAGCTTGGTGAACTCCTCTGCGATGCCTGGATAGCCCTTGGTGGTCGGCTCGACACTTCTCCGATGCCTGGTGGAAGGCATTGGCTCCTCTGAGTTCGGGCAGCCGGCAAGAGTCCCCTGTTCCCTGATCCTCCCCATCATGGTGGAAGGCAACAGGCTCCAACCTCAGGCAAATGGGGTTGACTCCTCCACTCCCTCATGGATGGTAGCCACCCCTCTACAACCCAGACGGCCAGCAGGCAAGTTCGTCCATCCCCCCAGCAACTCATTCCGGATCACCACCTCGAGCGTCCATGGCGGCAGACTCTGCTCAACTCTGTTTGATGGCACAGCGGATTCCCCACAGCAGCGGGGGCTCTTTGACAGCATCTCCTTCCACGTGGGCTTCAGCACCAATATAACAtgatatgatgttttattaacaaaattcgggaggagcaatGTTCAAATAATCTGACTAGTCATCACGTCAGTTCAGCCAGCTGTtagcaatcagtaatcaacatatctacccaGTCAGTATGAGTGAaatcatatttatagacagTCGACTCACCCATATTCCTCGACAGTTTTACAGCATCCTTCTACCACCTCATCTCTTCACACTTGCCTGGTTATTTTCCTAATCAGAAtacggggggagtactctggttTCAGGCCAAATACCGAGCTTGGAGCCCTCTCCTTGCACAGCACGGCAAATACGTATACTACTACGCATACTAtttactatctgattatttgtaagtgtgaactcgtgaaatgttGTTTGGGGAAGAAGGAGGTGCAAACCGGTGAAtgtttaacaactttaattataaataaaataaacataaaacaaaatgaaaagtgGCAGCCCCTCACAGATGACTagcacacacataaacaaaacataatGTAAAATAGTCCAGGCTTTGTCCTCTCTTGTCCTTCACTGTCATTGCTCTTCCTTTTATGTGTCTGAAGCTCCTCTGTGAGAGATATGAGACACGAGGTATGAGGTGTGGCTTGCAGGTGGTGCTTATTATCAATCACGCCACCGTCCTCACGCCGTCCTCTCACAGCTCTCGGCCCTGCCCTGCTTGCCACATCTGTATttgtatctatttttttttttcagtagttGCCATGGTCCCTGATTTGTGTGTCATCTGTTCCTTGGTCTGTTGAGAACAGTAAAGACTTGGTATTTAAGTTTCATTCTGCATCATGCATCATTTATTGGATTTTAATACAAGCAACCCCTGACAGAACACAGATTAGGTTTTTTATGATAAATTTAAGACATGGATATCCCTGCTGTCAATCTTCTCCAATCAGGGAGATTGCTCCCTCGAGGATCACACATAGGACTTTCTTGATCTAGCATGCCATAACAGCTCCCTATGTATACACCAGCCTCAACAAGCATGTGGCAAGCTAGGCAGGTGGCGTGactgataatgagcgtcacctgcgagtaCCACCAGTCTCGTATCTCCCACAGAGGAGCTTCTGAAACAAAAAAGGAGGAGCgccgacagtgaaggacgagagaggaccaggcctctAAAGCTTTGCatagatttcatcctaaaagtgtacgtacgcgcaaaaCCTAGATTCCGtgtacgcacaaaaaaaaaaatctgatttataaaaccatccacgtgacaccatggttaacaccgtcaatggtacaagacattggaaaatattagatatggactataaatgccatttgtgcaaTACACTACACTGATAACATCATCCAATATTATCTTTATGTTtcagaataaatatatcaaattatacataaaattgtgtaaaatacttcagataaaggttttagaatagagttgattcattcatttccactggctaaatattttaattgttttaagcAATTATGCAGTTTTATTGATAAGTTGaacatacagctatggaaaaaattaagagaccattggagttttttccatagctgtatcttttaggaagttataggctatttttagtggaaaaagATCtgcctacttatttattgcagtgtaaatacaattgtctgtcTCGGtgcgtcactgacaaagtattttaaaaaagaaaacgtgCAAATCTTACTGTTTTCTtcaaattatatccttcaaatacagtggtaattgtttgaagatccttcacacgacATCACTACCTCTGTGCAGCTGCGGTTGTACAGTAAGCTATTATCATTGGCCCTATTCAAACCAGGGCTGGGGAGTAACGAAATACATGTAACGTTACgtatttaaatgtaaatcaaattacagttacattcaaaaagtattttagattacaaaagtgattactttgaattttaatgtcgtttatttcatttaacagGCTATTAACGTAAGCTGTTTGATGATTTGTAACCAACGAGCTAAATTGTTGATGATTCTCCGACTCTgtccgtttaaaaaaaaaaaaaaaagaaaatgcgcAGCCTGTTCAGTTATTGGCAACCTGCAGAGTCATCAGACATGAGAAAAAATGGACGGGAAAACAGGGCATAATGCATTTCTCTAGTGTAAATTCAAAGACAGTTTTACTTATAAACATGAAGAAGGATGTACAGTAACATCATAGTGCAATGCAAGCTATGTCTGCAACAAAACTTCTATCGGCTTCAAAGGATTCAACATCTAATCTGAAAAAGCATCTTGAGGTAGGCCTAAGCTGTTCTTGGTCTTTGAAAATGTTATCTTCCTTATTTACTccttattttcatatttactcGTATGTTAAGCTCGTATGGTTATCATTAGCCTACGGTTAATATTTATAAGAATTTATTTGGtctttgaaaaataacacaaaatccTCATGGAATTAACATCCACTTAATCgtgttaaataatgtttaataaagcCAATTTCTTGGTGTACTTTACAGAGAAACTTTGAATCTTAATAATTCACTCCAAATGTTTAGGTAACTTAGGCCTTTATGGGGCATACTTGAGCTATGATCAAAAATAGAGATGCAGTAATCCTCTGGTCAAAAATCCAAaagttttttagttttattttggtctATCTTTATTCCgggcttgcaaacaaactgctCTGTAATAATTTACCAAAATGTCAGGAAATATTTACTAAGCCTGTCAACAGGACCTTAACACAGGCACAAGCTGAAACGGACACAAAGAGGAGAACAGACACGCCAGCAGAGGAAATACTGCACCATGCACAGACTCACTGTTCgcgaaatataggaagaattaaagctgcaagcagcgatgaaagggccctcgcacccgggttcaccgccacctgttggccttaggaacagtgggcgacatgcatgtaagtgagtgaatacaggagaattatgccaaagtcatttcgaaatgccacacttacTGAATATTTctatgttgatgtcttcaggccaggacttgtgaagtttggagcagattggacattgtatgcctgagttacaacaacttcctgtttctttagtgccgttaatcgcataaattagcactcagccaagtgttgtatgatttaacgtgtttctagcatgtttggtacttcgtggcataatgaaatgtgaatctggtagtgaattacagtgtaaagcatgccatttcctgtt is a genomic window containing:
- the LOC137020225 gene encoding trace amine-associated receptor 13c-like, giving the protein MSNWGVPNADNQTIQYCFPNNNLSCTRSIRPEAEYIAVYIFVAVTSVFTVFLNLLVIISISHFKQLHTPTNVLILSLAVADLIAGLILMPVQGMKLIEPCWYFGEIFCSIFPLILYVVVVASLGTLIIISVDRFIAVNDPLRYPMKVNNNRAVVSVVVNWLFSFIYNFYLLNEFLLYPERNHICVGECILSFNLENIIIDAFVCLLVPCCVIIPLYVKICFVANYQAKHLNSVTDKKARSEKKAARTLGIVVLVYLLFWTPYYLYSLSGGHDENDALIIKVMDWIVCMNSCMNPLIYAMFYRWFRLSAKYILTLKIFEPSSAYLNLFPEDK